The sequence below is a genomic window from Selenomonas ruminantium subsp. lactilytica TAM6421.
ATGTTATCAGCGATTTCTGGTCTGATATGAAGCAGAATCCGCTGAAATATAAAGGGCAGGATGCAATAGCTGTTGTTGAAACCGGAATCTCGGACATTATCAAAAATCAGATAAATGACTTTGCTGCCGAATGGTGTACGCAGCGTAAAGACATTATTGCTCTGCTAAACAATTTTAAGAAGGGTGACAGCATATCTTTGACGACGGATTATGATGCCTACAAGCAGACACATGAGGGTGTCAGTAAGCTAAAATACAACCGACGCATAAAGGCTGCTGCTGTAGAGTTGATTGAAAAGATAAGGCCATTACAAGATAAATGATGCTTGTAAAGTAAATAGAACAAGACGTAACTAATGGAGTGAAAATTTACATGGATTTAAGAGAAGCAACATCTTTATTGAATAAATTCGCACCAAATAACTGCCATGATATTTGCACCTTGATAACAGGAATCCAACATGAACTTGAAAATACAAAGAATTGCTTGGAGGCTGAATTAATAGAAAGACAAAAAAGCAGTGATTATCAAAGTCTGCACGATATTATTAGCCTGCAAGAAATTCTGTCAGAGTACATCACTGAAACAGCTAACTTTGTTAATTACTACAAACAGGAGAAGAAATCTAATGAGCAAACAGTAAGACCTGTAAAGAAAAGAAAAAAGCCACTGCCGTTGGTGGATACCGATTGGTACACGATTGACCAAAATGATGTAACATATAAACATCTTCATGCCTTGTTGTTTAGAAATCATCAAGTTGCAGTGGAACAATGGACATCGTGCTATGTAGAAATATGCAATATCTTGTATAAAAAGAATCCTGCAATAATTGAGAGAATGTTATACCATGAAGGACACGGAATAAAAATATCTAATCACCCCAAAGACTTAAGGGCACCTAAAAAAATAGAAGGTAGTCGATTGTGGCTAGACGTCCACGATAGTGCGGTAAACATCAGAAGGCATATATTACGATTACTGGATCTATATCATGTGCCATATGAGGATGTGAAGGTATTGTATTCTGATAAGCTTGCTGTAAAAGAGTAAACTTGTAATATATAAGCACTCGAAAAAGAGGATTTAGACAAAGTTTTATATTATTCAGGAGGAAAAATCTATGCTTATAGAAATAAAGCCTTTGTATAACGAGGAGAGCATGCATACAGCAAATTCTCGATTAAGCTGCGAAAATAGATTAAATGCAATAATCTTAAAATATAATATTTCTGCAATAGATGCTTCTATCGTTGCTGAAGGAGTAGAAAAATATGTAAATAGCGTAGTCAAAGATTGCAAAATTAATTAAAGATATGTAAATATTCAAGCCAAGGCAATACCATGCTAGAAGTATCTAAAAAAGGCGCAGATAAACTAATCAGAGATATATCATACCTTAACAGAGAAGACTGGGATAGAGATTATCGACGACAGTGTATATGAAGACTGTGAAGTTATGAAGGCGATTGATATGGTGCGCCATGTCGGTGCAGTAAGTATTGGTAGGTGGAACTCCAAGGTAAAAAAACAACGGGATCTCGTATGAAGCGAGTGTTTCATGTACAGTTCTTGGAGGAGTTTACTTCGAATGCTATTTTGAAAGAAAGGTAGATTTACTTATGAAAAGAATATTATTATTTGTGATGGTACTTTATGTTATATTTGTAAACACAGCATTTGCATCGATTAGTAAAATATCAGAGTCGGGTGTAAGCTATCAGATAGAATATCCACAACTGGATAGTGATGACAAAAACATAGCAGACATGATAAATAACGATATAAAAAAGTATGTCAATTCTTTCAAAGTAGATTATAATAATGGAAAATTCTATGAAGGACAAATGAAATTTGAGACTAAGTATGAGGATGATAATTATTTGTCGATTATTTTTAATGATAGTCGGACATATCAAGCCCACTATAGACCGCAAAATAAATATATCGGATTGAACTATAATAAAAGGACAGGCGAAAAAATTCCATTGAGATATTTTGTTCACATAGGAACTGATGACAGTTATACAATTAGAGAGTGTCCACTCTATAATTCGGCTAATAAAAAAATTGACAGATATGAATTTTCAAAAGGTAGTAAACTTATCCGAGATAACTATTTCTTATATGGTGGAGGTACGATAGCACTCATATATCAAGTCCATGAACGTGGTTGTCATGCTGATGGGATGACATATGCTGTGTTAGATTTAAAAACCATAGACTATTTGAATCGTAAAAATCCATAATAGGGAGGAATTTATAATGAAAAAAATATCAACTGCTATTGTAGGTTTATCCGTTGCTACGATGTTATTTACATCAGGTTGTGGCAACGATGCTGAATTGAAGAAGATTCAGGATGAGAATGTTGAATTGAAGCGTCAGGTCGAATCGTTATCTAAAGAGAATGAAGAAATGAAGAATAAGGTTGCAATGTTTGTCCCTAAAGAAAATAAAGCAAACCCGCAGAGTAAACAGCAAGGCGATCAACCTGTCGCGCTTGGGAATATTGAGATTGGACCGGATGCTGGCGGAGCAAGCGTAAAGGTAAGCTTGAAAAATGTTTCTCCGAAAACTGTTGATGCCATAGAGTTCGTCGTATTACAGTTTGATAATTTCGGAAAACCTTCTAACAGATTTAATGATGAAAGTTACGGAAATGTCACTTCTGTATTGACAGTGCAAGGTACAGCTGCTAATGGTCAAAGTCTAAGCGGTGGATGGACTTTGTTCAACATGGAAAAGAGCCGCAAGGCAAAGGTCGTAGTTAAGCAAGTACATTTTACTGATGGTGCTGTTTGGGAAAATAAATCTTTTGACGATGAGGTTGCACGCGAACGTACGAGCTATTAATGGTTATTCCTTCTTATAGCAAATTGTATGGTTCATAATGTAATAATGTCAAAGAAGAATCGAATAACGGTTAGGACAAGCGCCGGGGAAATCCTGCGAATGCTCCGCAAAAAAAGGTAAACTAACACAGTCAGCTATGGCTAATCGTCTAGGCATAGCTGACTGGTTGTATCCAAAATACGAAAAAGACTTACTTCTTATTCCGTTGGATCTATTTAGAAAAGATCAAGGGCTATAACGACATAGATGATGCGCAAGCAGGAGGAAGAACGCAAGCGGATTGAGGCGGAGAAACAGGCCCGTCTGAATGAACTCCGCCAGTTCTTTGCGGAGATGGATGAAACCATTGAACGCTATAACAGTGCCAAAGCGGATATGGGCGGCATGATGGAAACGCTGCGCAAAGGCGGCATGATGTGGGCGGATTATTTCCGGGTGCTGAATCAGGCGCGGAGCGATCGCGATGCGGGGCGCTATAAGGTGAACAATATGAAATGCCCGCAGGGGACGGATGCCCTACGCAAAGAATTCCTGCAGGTTCTCGATGCCCCTATCCGCTACTGCGATGTCATGAAGATTGGGGCTTTTTGAGCCCCATTTTTTGCTATACAAGTTTCCGGCTTTATGTTATCATTAGGTTAGGATTACTTTGCAATGCCTCTTGATTGTGCGCGTTGTTTTCTGTGTGGAGACGGAACATAGCTGACATTAGGAGGCGGGATTATGAGCAAGACCGTGAAGAAGCTTCCCCCGCAGATGCAGGGGGTGGTGAACCAGATCGAGGCCCTGGAGGCGCGTCTGGATGCCAGTAGGAAATATATGAGTGCCGTGTTTGCGGCGGCTAAGGTGGGAATCTGTCTGTTGGATGCCGGGGGCAATGTGCTGGCGGTCAATGATATGGGCAGGATCATCATGCAGGCGGAAGGCGTGAATGTGCTGGGCCGCCAGTTTGGCGATGCCTTTTGCTGTGAGAACAGTCTGGAACGGGGGTGCGGCCATGGCGCCAATTGCCGTCATTGCCCTGTGCGGCGCAATCTGGAGGCCGCCATTGAGGACGATGATTTTTCCAGTGAATTTACCGTGCAGATGAAGAATGCCCGCAGCGGTGAGCGCATGTGGCTGCGGCTGGGGGTGTCCCAGACGGGCACAGGCGCGGAAAAGCAGCTGATTGTGACCATGGTGGATGAGTCCCTGCGCAAACGCTATGAGCAGGAATTGGAAAAGGCCAAGGTGGCGGCGGAGAAAGCCGACCGCAGCAAGACCCAGTTCCTGTCCACCATGAGCCATGAGATCCGCACCCCCCTCAATGGCATCGTGGGGATGCTGGAGCTGGCAGGGCGGGAGCCCCTCAGTGAGAAGCAGCAGGAGTGCCTGCAGAATGCCAAGCGCAGTGCTGATGACCTCATGCATATCCTCAATGATATCCTGGACTTTGCCAAACTGGAAAACGGCAGGCTGCGTCTGGAACGCATTGGCTTTGACCTGCATGAAACCATGGCCCGGCTGGGGACAATCTATCAGCAGCTGGCCAGTGCCAAGGGATTGAAATTCGTGGTGACGGATTATAGTTCCCTGCCCCGTGTGGTAAGAGGAGATCCTTTGCGGCTGCGGCAGGTGCTGCATAATTTGCTGGCCAATGCCCTGAAATTTACGGAAAGTGGCCGGATTACCCTGGCTGCCTATCAAAGTACCCGCAAGGGACAGCCCACGCTGGAATTCAGCGTGGAGGACACGGGCATCGGCGTGGAAGAACCCATGATCGACAGGATTTTCCGTCCCTTCACCCAGGCGGACAGCAGCACCACCCGGCTGTTTGGCGGCACGGGGCTGGGGCTGATGATTTCCCGGGAGCTGGTGGAGCTCATGGGCGGCACGATCAGCATCGACTCCGAATTGGGACGGGGCACTTGTGTGTCCTTCTGGATGCCGCTGGAGGAGGCGGATACCACTGCGGGGGAACGCCGTATCATCCTGCGTCCCCGCACGGCCGCCAGGAAGACTGGCGCAGATAAGAAGCCCCATGACGATGCCCGCACGGAAAATCTGATGAACTACTGTATGCAGAAAATGCAGATGGATTGATCTTGACAGCCAGGGAGGGATTGCCGTGAGGATACTGATTGCCGAGGATGATCGGCTCAGCTGCACCTTCCTGACCGAGTTCCTGCAGGAATATGGGCAGTGTGATACGGCTGACAATGGGCTGGAGACCATCGATAAATACGTGGAGGCCCTCAAGAACGGCGAGCCTTATGACCTGATGTGCCTGGACATCATGATGCCCAAGGTGGACGGGCTAATGGTGCTGAAGATCATCCGGGAATTGGAAAGCCGCCATCATGTGGCGGCGGAGAAACAGGCCAGGATCATCATGATGACGGCGATTGCCGACATGGACTATGTGGATCAGGCCTTTGAGCTGGGCTGCGACGCCTATGCCTCCAAACCCATCGAAATCGCCCAGGTGCAGGAAGTCATGCAGGATCTGGGACTGATCAGCTGAATGGAATACCGTTGTCTGATGATGATGTCAGGCAGCGGTATTATTTTTTTCCGGTGGCAGGAATTCAAAGGCAAAGGTAGAACTATTCATTTAAAACGCAATATTCGCAAAAAAGACCGGCGTGAATTGAATCTAGGGAGGGACATCTATGTTTTTTATGAAATCAGTGCGGGGCAAGCTGACAGCGTTGTTCGTGGCCGTCAGCGTAGTGGCCACCCTGTCCGTGGGCGGCTATTTCATCTATACCACGATTTCGGACAATGACAAGTTGGTGCAGGATTACCGTAAGGAACTGGCGGATCATTATGACCGGGAACTGCGGCTCCAGACGGAAGGGCTGGTGTCCTCCCTGAACGGCATCTACGCCCGCCAGCAGTCCGGGGAACTCACGGAAGCCCAGGCCAAGAGCATGGCCCTCGATGTTATCCGCGCGGTACGCTATGACGAGGGCAAAGGCTATTTCTTCGCCGATGAGAAGAATTCCGGCATCTGCGTGGCCCATGCAGGCAACCGCAATGCTGAAGGCAAGATGCGCCGCAATGAGAAGGATCCAAATGGCGTGCCCTATATGGAAAACATGTGGAAGGAAGGCCAGAAGGACGGCGGCGGCTTTGTGGATTTCTCCTATCCCAAACCCGGTGAAACCCAGTCCCTGCCCAAGCGCAACTATGTGCTGGAATTCAAGCCCTATGGCTGGATCATCGGTACCGGCTCCTGGATTGACTACATCGATGCGGAAATTGCCAAATACACCAAGGAAAATCAGGAAGCCCTCTACCATAAGATCCTGATGTCTGCCATCATCATCCTGGTGGTATCGGCCATCATGGCTGCAGTGGGCGTCAAGATCGCCCAGAGCTTCGGCGATCCCATCAGCTTCGTGACGGGACGCCTGCGGAAATTCTCCCAGGGGGACTATCGGGCTGAGCCTGTAGATCCTGCCTATGTGGCCCGGGAGGATGAGATCGGTGAGATGGTGGAGATCCTGAAGGTTTTGGGCACGAATATGCGCCAGCTCATGGGTTCCATCCGTGAATCTGCCGAGCAGGTGGCCAGCGATGCCGACCAGCTCAACGATATGACCACTCAGTCGGCTTCGGCCAGCCAGCAGGTGGCCGAATCCATCACCGATGTGGCCACGGCTACCAATAAGCAGCTTTCCGCTGTTGATGATGCTTCTAAGTCCATGAGCGTCCTAATCGAACACATTGGCGGCATGGCCCATAATGCCCGCCGGGCAGCAGTGGAAACCCAGCAGGCAACGGAAAAGGCCCAGAACGGCAACAAGGTGGTCAGCCGTACCGTCAAGGATATGGCCCGCCTCAGCGAAGTGGTGGGCGAATCCGCCCGGGTGGTCAACAATCTGGGCGAGCGTTCCGATACCATCGGCCGCATTACCGATACCATTTCCGGCATTGCCGAACAGACCAACCTGCTGGCGCTGAATGCCGCCATCGAGGCTGCCCGTGCCGGAGACGCCGGCCGCGGCTTTGCTGTCGTAGCAGATGAGATCCGCAAGCTGGCCGCCCAGTCGGAAGAAGCGGCCAGCCAGATCGCCAGCCTGATCGGCCAGATCCAGCAGGAAACCCAGCAGGCAGTCAACAGCATGAACGAAGGCACGGACAACCTGGCTACGGCCAAGGACAGTGTAGAGGAAACCGGCCGGGAGTTCTCCGCCATCGTGGAATTGGTGGAAAAGATTGCCAGCCGTTCCCAGCAGATTGCCGATGCTTCCAAGGAAGCTACTGACAGCGCCGACAGCTGCCAGACGGCCATCCGGGATATCGAAGACATGAGCCGCAGCGTGGTGGCCAACTCCGAAACGGTGTCGGCGGCTACCGAGGAACAGTCCGCGGCTGTCCATGAAATGAGCTCCAATAGTGAGCAGCTGGCCAAGATGGCCGGCCTGCTCCAGGGCGAAGTCCAGAAGTTCAAAGTGGAATAACGGAAATAAAAAAATCGTCGTCTGCCCTTGGGCAGACGGCGATTTTTGCACTTGCTCACTTGTTCATGATGGCATCCACGGATTTGATGCAGGCATTGCGGAAGCCCTGTTCTTCCAAGGCGGTCACGCCGCGGATGGTGGTGCCGGCAGGGCTGCAGACATTGTCCTTGAGCACGCCGGGATGGGTGCCCGTGGAGAGCTGCAATTTGGCCGAACCCAGGACCATCTGGGAGATCAGGCGGTAGGCATCCTCACGCTTGAGGCCGTACTTCACCGCGGCATCCCCGTAGGCTTCGATAAAGAGATCCACAAAGGCGGGGCCGCAGCCCGTCACCGTGCCGCCGATGCCCATAAGATTGCTTGGCAGTTCCTGCACGAGGCCCACGGCGGCAAAGAGTTTCATGACCTGTTCCCGTTCCTCCGGGGACAGGGTATTTTTTTCTTCAAAGAGCAGTACCCCTTCGCCCACCATGGCCGGCGTGTTGGGCATGACGAACTGCAGCGGCGTATTGGTCTTGAGCACCGTCTGATATTTGGCGAAATCCCAGCCCGCCGCGATGGAAATCAGGTTCTTGCCATTGAGGGCCGTGCCCAGCTCAGCCAGTACGCTTTCAATCTGATAGGGCTTGCAGGCCATCACGAGGGTATCGCATTTTTCCGCCAGTTCCGCGATACTGGCCATGGGCGTAAAGCCAATGCGGGCGGCATTCTTCGCCAGCTTTTCCTGATTGGGGGCAAAGGCGAAGACATTTTCCTTGTGGATGGCACCAGCCTCAATAAAGCCGGCGGCCAAAGCCTGGGCCATATTGCCCATACCGATAAAACCGAGATTGTTCATGAAACTCCTCCTTGTAATAAAGATAAATTTTAAGGTCAGTATATACTTGGTTGTTGAATACGTCAAGTTGCATATGAGGTTTACATTGATATGCTAAGGCCCCCGGTGGCTGGTAATATTTTTCCTCCGCTCTCCTTCTTGACATGTATGTGTAAATATTCATCCTTGCAGGAAATAAGCATAATCGGTAGAATATTTGCAGAGGAGTTGTTTGAAAACACAGGTTATCCACAGGTTTATCCCCAAAAGTGTGGATTAGTGGATAGTTTTGTGGATAACTTTGGATTATGTGTGTATTTTGAGGTCTTTATGGATAACCAGAAAAAGGTACTGAAACTGTTTGATTATATCCGCAAGGTGGCTTCCCTGCGGCAGAGCCTGCAGCGCAATATCAAGGATCAGGAGTGGAGTCTGTTCCTGGATGAGCTGCCGGTGGATCCGAAACGCATCCGGGTGCTGCCCCGGATGGAGGGGCAGGAAGAGGTCCTGCTGGAAGTGGACAAGCCGGAATTCCTGCCCTGCCCGGAGCTGCCCTTCGATCTGGTGGGGTGGATACGCACGCCCAATTGGCGGGATTTTGCGGTGGTGGATATCGAGGTGCGGGAGGAACGCCTGCGCCATGATGAGCGGTTAGGGGACGTGACGGAGCGCTTCGTGGATTCCGGTGTGCGCCTGGCGGCATTGGAGAAGTGGAAGCGGCAGCGCACCCTCTGGCGGGCCGGGGAAATGGTCAAGAGCCGCACCCAGGAGCTCTTTATGGAGCTTTATGAGCTTTACGACAGATTGCGCAAGGAGCCGGAACGGCTGGAGCTGGTGGCGGGCAATGGCTTTTTTCTGAGCGGGCTGGATTCGGCCATCAATCACCCCATCATCCTGAAGCGGGTGCACCTGCACTATGACAACAAGGGCAGGATGCAGCTGTTGGAGTCGGAGTATCCCACGGAACTCTATGTGGATATGTTCCAGGATATGCCCGGCGTGGAGCCTGAGGGCGTCCGTGCCTTCGCTGAGGCCCTGGATGTGGGGAATATGGATCCCTGGGCGGATAATATGGGGGCCTTTCTGGCCAATACGGCAACGGCCCTGACACCCAATTGCCGTTATGCGGCCAACCGCTTTGATGTGCTGCCCACGGATTGGTATCTGACCTATGACCGGCCGGTGCTGTTCCTGCGGAAGGTACGGCCGGGGACGGAGCAGTCCATTGCCGCCATGATGGCCCGCATCGAGCGGGAAGGGGATGTGCCGGAATCCCTGCTGCGGATTGTCGATGCAGAGGCAGCAAAGGAGCAGGCTGAGCCCCTGACTGTGGATCTGGCGGATATCCGGGGGGAGGCAGCGGATATCCTGCTGACCAAGGCGGCCAACGCCGAGCAGCTGGGCATTGCCCGGAAGATTGCCGCCTCCCCGGCAGTGGTGGTACAGGGCCCGCCGGGGACGGGCAAGACGCATACCATTGCGAACCTCCTGGGGCATTTCCTGGCCCAGGGGCAGCATGTGCTGGTCACCAGTGCCACCAACAAGGCCCTGTCTGTGCTGAAGGAAAAACTTCCCGCGGGCATTCAGGATCTCTGCGTGTCCCTGATCGACGGGAGCAAGGGGGATATGGAACGGTCGGTCAAGGGCATCTGCGAGCGGCTGGCCCACAGCAATGAGGAAGAGCTCGCTGGGCGGGCGAAGGAACTGCAGCAGGAACGTCAGCAGCTTTTGCAGGCCCTGGCGGAAAAACGTCAGGTGCTGGCGGATATGCAGCGCTATGAGGCCAAGCGGGATTATTTCGTGCTGGGGGGCAAGGCCTGGTCCCTTTCCCGCATGGCGGCCTTTATCCATGACCATGCAGATCTGGCCGGTGTGGTGCCCGGACCGGTGGCGGAGGGGACTTTGCCGCTGACACAGGCGGAACTGGCGGAACTCTATCAGAGCAATGGCCTGCTGGACGCAGAAGCCCTGCAGGAGATTGCAGCAGACCTGCCTGTGCGCGGGCAGCTGCTGCAGCCGGAAGAGGCCGGAAAACTTCTGGAACTTTCGGCGGCGGAAGCCAGCCGGCGGGCGGAACTGTTGGCGGGACTATCGGAGGTGACGGTGGACGAAGCCGGCTGCCTCTGGAAAAAAGGACAGCAGGTGGCGCAGGAACTTTCCCTCCAGCGGCTGCAGGAAGCGGATGCCCTTTATGGGCAGATCGACTTTGACCGGCTGGAGAAAAAATGGGCCCAGGAGGCCATCCTGGCCGGCAAACTGGGGGGCGCCCATCTGGAAATGTGGCAGATGCTGGGGGCGGCCATTGAGCGGGTGCAGCAGATCAAACAGCATAATATGACGCAGTTCTTTGGCCTTGACTTCCAATATAAGGGACAGCAGGAACCTAATCAGGAAATGATCCAGGCTCTGGCGGAGATGGCGGCGGCCTTTGATGCCCATGGAAAGCTTACCTGGTGGGACCGCCTGTTCCATCGTGAATGGCAGGCATTGCAGCAGGCTTTTGCCATTGATGGGCACGCTATTTCCAGCCGTCGGGAGTGTCAGCTGGCCATGCAGTATGCCTCCCTGCATCAGGCGCGCCGGGAAGCGGCCGTGAAGTGGCAGCAGCTGTTGGAGCCCTATGGCATGGTAACTTATGAGGAACTGCAGGCACAGGGGGATGATACGGATGATCTTCTGAGCGCCCGCTGGCGGGAGGTGGAAGTCTACCTCCATTGGCAGGAGAATATCTGGGGTGAGCTGCGGCTGCTCTGGCGTCAGGCCGGTGTCAAGCTGGATCTCACTTATTCCCGGAATCACTACGCCACCCCCCATGGAGAGATGAAGGCGCAGCTTAACTGGCTCAAACAGGACTTCCCCCGCTGGCAGAAGCTCTTGCTGATGCAGGCAGCCCGGCAGGAGTCTGCCGACAGCCTGCGGGAAACAAAGGCGGCTCTCGAGGCGGCTGATGGCCAGCTGGCCCGTCAGTTCCGGAGTGCGTTGGCCAATGGCGACAGTGAGGCTTATGCCGCCGCCTATGAGAAGCTGGCCCGCTATGAAAAACTCCTGCCGGTTTATGACCGGAGGCAGGAGCTCTTAGCAAAATTGGCGGAACTGGCACCTCAGTGGGCGGCCAGAATTGAGCGACAGGAAGGCACGGATGGGGCGCGCCAGCTGCCCCTGCAGATCGAGGATGCCTGGCTCTATGCCCAGTTCAGCCAGGAGCTGGCCCAGCTGTCACAGGATGATCCTCAGGAACTGGAGGGGGAGATCAAGGAACTGTCCCTGCGGTTGACGGAGGTTACCACGAATTTGGCGGAAACCTCTGCCTGGCAGCATTTGCTGGAAAATGTGTCCGGCACTGGCCTGCAGGCCAGCCTGGTGGGCTGGAGCAAGGCCGTGCAGAAGCTGGGCAAGGGCAAGGGCCGTTATGCGGCCCGTCATATCAAGGAAGCCAAGGCCTGCATGCTGGAGGCCCAGGGAGCTGTACCGGCCTGGATCATGCCCCTTTCCCGGGTATGGCAGAATGTGAGCCCGGACAGTCCGAAATTTGACATCATCCTGATCGATGAGGCCAGCCAGGCCGATATCACGGCGCTGCCCCTGCTCTATCTGGGGCGGAGGGTCATCATCGTCGGCGATGACAAGCAGGTGAGCCCTGCCGCCGTAGGTGTTACGGCAGCAGAGATCACCCATCTGCAAAGCACCACCATCGAGGGCGTCATCCAGCATGCCTCCCTCTATACCATGGATACTTCCCTTTACGATATCGCTCAGATGAATTTTGCCGCCCGAATGCTCACAGAGCATTTCCGCTGCGTGCCGGAGATCATCGGCTTTTCCAACCAGCTGGCCTATGATGGCCGCATCCGTCCCTTGCGGGAGTCGGGCCGCAGCCTGCAGCCCTGGGTACAGGTGAAGGTCAGCGGTATCCGGGAACCGGGGAAAAAGCAGAATCTGATGGAGGCCGAATACATCGTGGCCACCCTGCAGGCCTGCCTGGAGGAGCCAGCTTACAAAGGAAAACGTTTTGGTGCCATTTCCCTGCTGGGAGAGGATCAGTCGAAGCTCATTCGGGAACTGGCCGCCAAGGAAATCGGCATCACCTCTTTGGAGGCCTGCGATTTCCTCTGCGGCAGTCCGGCGGATTTCCAGGGGGACGAGCGGGATGTGGTGTTCCTGTCCCTGGTAGACAGCCGCGACAGCCTCGAAGCCGGCAAACAGATGCGGCTGGTAGGGGAAGGCCATGCCGGCGATACGGCCAAACGCTATAATGTAGCCGTCAGCCGGGCCCGGGATCAGCTCTGGATCTTCCATTCCATGGAGCGGGATGACCTGAAAGAGGGGGATCTGCGCCGGAATCTGCTGGAATACGATGGCAGTTCCCAGATGAATCCCGAGGGGGAGGATAAGCAGCCCACCTCTTTGGAACTTACGGTTACCCGCAGCCTGCAGGAAAAAGGTTATGAGGTACACCAGAATATGGCCGTGGGCAGCCTGACTGTGCCCGTGGTGGCACAATATGGGGATAAGCGGGTGATCATTGCCTGTGATGGTGAGCATTGGGTGGACAGCATCAAGGAGGCAGCCAGCCTCCGTTACAATCAGGCGGTATTGGAACGCTTGGGCTGGACCTTCCTGCGGGTGCGGGGCAGCCAGTGGTACCTGAACCCCGAGGCCTCCCTGCAGAAGCTGGAAGCCCAGCTCAAGGATTGCGGCATTATGCCGGGCAAACCGGCAGGGCAGGAAGCTCAGTCGGCTGCCAGAGAGGAACTTACCGTCTATATACGACAGCGGGCCGAACAGCTGGTAAGCAAGTGGCATCAAGGACCTGGTGAGGGTTAAAACATCTTTTTTAAAAAAACTTAAAAAAAATATAAAAAAGGTGTTGACAGATGATATGGATATGCGTATAATAGTTTTTGTCAGTCAGCGAGACACAGAAAAACTTCTGAATCGCTCCTGAGAAAAGCAAATGCGGAAATAGCTCAGTTGGTAGAGCACCACCTTGCCAAGGTGGGGGTCGCGAGTTCGAGTCTCGTTTTCCGCTCCATAATGCGGAAATAGCTCAGTTGGTAGAGCACCACCTTGCCAAGGTGGGGGTCGCGAGTTCGAGTCTCGTTTTCCGCTCCATATTGTTTGCAAGTTTTGAGTAAAATTTGGGCCTATAGCTCAGTTGGTTAGAGCAACCGGCTCATAACCGGTCGGTCCTTGGTTCGAGTCCAAGTGGGCCCACCATTTACAAAGAACTTCAATATACATGACTCAGTAGCTCAGTTGGATTAGAGTATTTGACTACGAATCAAAGGGTCGGGGGTTCGAGTCCCTCCTGGGTCACCATTTTATGGGTAGGTGGCCGAGTGGTTAAAGGCAACAGACTGTAAATCTGTCATCTTCGGATTACGATGGTTCGAATCCATCCCTGCCCACCACTTGAAAGGCACAGCGTCGCGAAAGCGGCGCTTTTTCTTTTATCTGTTGAAAACGAAAGACTTGCGCTTCGTTTGACGAAAACTCACGAAGTTTGCTAAAATAAAGAGTATGTATACCGATGAAGTGGATGGAAATGC
It includes:
- a CDS encoding AAA domain-containing protein, whose translation is MDNQKKVLKLFDYIRKVASLRQSLQRNIKDQEWSLFLDELPVDPKRIRVLPRMEGQEEVLLEVDKPEFLPCPELPFDLVGWIRTPNWRDFAVVDIEVREERLRHDERLGDVTERFVDSGVRLAALEKWKRQRTLWRAGEMVKSRTQELFMELYELYDRLRKEPERLELVAGNGFFLSGLDSAINHPIILKRVHLHYDNKGRMQLLESEYPTELYVDMFQDMPGVEPEGVRAFAEALDVGNMDPWADNMGAFLANTATALTPNCRYAANRFDVLPTDWYLTYDRPVLFLRKVRPGTEQSIAAMMARIEREGDVPESLLRIVDAEAAKEQAEPLTVDLADIRGEAADILLTKAANAEQLGIARKIAASPAVVVQGPPGTGKTHTIANLLGHFLAQGQHVLVTSATNKALSVLKEKLPAGIQDLCVSLIDGSKGDMERSVKGICERLAHSNEEELAGRAKELQQERQQLLQALAEKRQVLADMQRYEAKRDYFVLGGKAWSLSRMAAFIHDHADLAGVVPGPVAEGTLPLTQAELAELYQSNGLLDAEALQEIAADLPVRGQLLQPEEAGKLLELSAAEASRRAELLAGLSEVTVDEAGCLWKKGQQVAQELSLQRLQEADALYGQIDFDRLEKKWAQEAILAGKLGGAHLEMWQMLGAAIERVQQIKQHNMTQFFGLDFQYKGQQEPNQEMIQALAEMAAAFDAHGKLTWWDRLFHREWQALQQAFAIDGHAISSRRECQLAMQYASLHQARREAAVKWQQLLEPYGMVTYEELQAQGDDTDDLLSARWREVEVYLHWQENIWGELRLLWRQAGVKLDLTYSRNHYATPHGEMKAQLNWLKQDFPRWQKLLLMQAARQESADSLRETKAALEAADGQLARQFRSALANGDSEAYAAAYEKLARYEKLLPVYDRRQELLAKLAELAPQWAARIERQEGTDGARQLPLQIEDAWLYAQFSQELAQLSQDDPQELEGEIKELSLRLTEVTTNLAETSAWQHLLENVSGTGLQASLVGWSKAVQKLGKGKGRYAARHIKEAKACMLEAQGAVPAWIMPLSRVWQNVSPDSPKFDIILIDEASQADITALPLLYLGRRVIIVGDDKQVSPAAVGVTAAEITHLQSTTIEGVIQHASLYTMDTSLYDIAQMNFAARMLTEHFRCVPEIIGFSNQLAYDGRIRPLRESGRSLQPWVQVKVSGIREPGKKQNLMEAEYIVATLQACLEEPAYKGKRFGAISLLGEDQSKLIRELAAKEIGITSLEACDFLCGSPADFQGDERDVVFLSLVDSRDSLEAGKQMRLVGEGHAGDTAKRYNVAVSRARDQLWIFHSMERDDLKEGDLRRNLLEYDGSSQMNPEGEDKQPTSLELTVTRSLQEKGYEVHQNMAVGSLTVPVVAQYGDKRVIIACDGEHWVDSIKEAASLRYNQAVLERLGWTFLRVRGSQWYLNPEASLQKLEAQLKDCGIMPGKPAGQEAQSAAREELTVYIRQRAEQLVSKWHQGPGEG